DNA sequence from the Acidisarcina polymorpha genome:
TCCCGGTACAAGGGTATACCGCGCCCCGCTCTCGGTCGTAGATCTAGGAAAGCGGAAATGAGAACTGCTTCCACTTCCTAATCATCTCTGGGATGGCGCTAAATCTCTAGTGCCATATCGACAGCGCTCCACTTTGCAGCGGACGACGAAGTCGTGAATGCGGGATGTAGAGCCTTGGAACACAGTCGATGATAGCGGACAAAAGGAGAATATGTCACTGTGGATCAAACCACAAGGTGGACGAGCTACTTGCCCGTCCACCTCTAGCCGACGACTACTCGTCGTCGGCCCCGTCCGTGGGGTCATCGGCTGCCTCTACTTTTGAAAGCCGCTTCATGCTGATGGCCTGGATCTCGGCGATCGTGTGCTTGAAGGGAGTGCCTTGAACGTCGCTTTCGACCTCGCGATATTTCAGTTTCCCCTCTACGCTGAGGAGCTGCCCTTTCTGGAGGTTCCTGGCAAACTTTGCGAGATTCTTCCAGGCATAGACGCGATGCCATTCGGTGCGGGTTTCGTACTCGCCTTTGTCGTTCTTCCAGCTCTCCTGGGTGGCGATTGAGAGGATGACGTACTCGTTCTTGTTCTGGGCGGTTTTGGCTTCTGCGTTCTGTCCGAGTCGGCCGATGAGAATGACTTTGTTGTACATGGTGTTTAGGCTCCGTTTCTTTTGGTTGTGTCCGCTGTCTGCGGTACACGCTTGCCCGGAGGGTGTGCCGTCGCGACCCACTCCCTCGGCGAGTGGAAAGAATCTGCGGAAGGGGCCCCAGACTTGCTATGGGGGAGGAGTCCGCACCTCGTGAGAGGCGCTTCAGCGGATTCTTGGAAGGAGAGCGTGCGTCCGAAGGGCGTGGGTGTACTGAGCGCGGCACGCTGAACGCAGACAGAGAGACAAACCGGAAGGGAGCTTTCCTGTTCAACAGACTTCTCTCATGGCGCAAGTCGCAGAAGCTAAAACCGCCCAGAAAACTTGAAGGGAGTCATCATACCCTCCCTTGCTGGTAAGAACGACAAAGGCGAGTACGAAATTCGATCCTATCGCTCGATCCATCTTCTCGCCTTGTCCATGGTTCTCCGGATGTACGCGGCTCGTCTGGGGGGCTGGAATGGTAACAGCGGAGTGAAGCTGTTGCCGGCGCAGATCGCGAACGATGCTGTGGACGAAGCTTCTCCTAAGATTGAAGCAAGTCGGCTTCAGGTTCCATTCACGTGGAGTTTCCCGGTAAGGCATTGTTGACCGTCGATGGAGCTCCGCACGCGGAGCCGCCGCGCATCATCCTGGAGCATCTTCTTCGGTGATTGAGCTTAGAACGGGGACGCGGGTGTGTGTCGTGGCCGGGGTGACTGACCTTCGGTGCGGCTTCACTTCCATATCGGCAGCATGAACTGGTTTGGGCCACCTGAGGGATAACCAATACCGGGTGCTGCGATATGACGCTCCGGCAGTGCTGCGGGAGGATAAGCGAGCCACACGTTGCAGTAGAACGGAATGTTGAACTCGCGCTTACCCGCTTCGGCTACTGCGTTTACGTAGCGAGCCTGATGCCCAGGCCTAAAACGATTCATCCGCCACACCGGGAAATACCTCGCTCCACGTCCCGGACGCTTTCCGAGCGCTTTGACAAGCTCAGCCGGCACCTGTTCTCCAAACTCGCGATTTGAGTCGGTCGAGTAGTCGCGAGCCGCGCCGCTTGATTGGCCCCGACCTGTATTCAAGTGATCCATCCTTTTATCTGGGGATTCTGGACACGTATGCGCGGCCCGACAATCCACTCTGGATCCCAGAGACCGGCCAGGGAAATGAATATGCGCCTTATTTCTTCGCGGCGCTGGGTCGGGGAGCCATAGGCTTTTCCCCTTTTGGAATCGATTGGGTAGGACGCTTGCCGGACGGAGTTGTGCCCAGGGTACATGCTGCAAACTATGCCCTTGCGGGCTCCATGGATCGTACGCTGGCGAAACTCAACTTCGCGGGCAAGATCAAGACGATGATCGAAGCTGCAGGAGGCGCTGACCAACAGGTAATCTTCTATCCAAACAGTACACCTCTAAATGCTAGAAATTCTTTCGGGGCAAGTTCGCCTCCAGCGGATGATGCGCTCATCGACATTTCCACTCTCGCCAACGCGATGGTTTCTCCCGGAGAGGCGGGCAATGTTGCTACCCGCACAGCGGATCAAAGCGGAGCCTGGGTTGCCGAAGTCCGATTCGGATTTCCGCAGCGCGACGGTGAGGCAGCTCCTGGCTCATCCGACAAGTCGGGTCGGATGCTGATTGCTCAGATGAACCCCAATGAGTACCTGGTAACCGGCATTGGCGGAGCTGTATTCTTCCACCGTCCCGGTTATCTACCCGGCATTCGAATGCAGATCCTCAGCGCCGAAGAGGGTTACTTCACCCCATCTAGGGCGTCAGGTGCGCCAGAGGAGTGGCATCGGATTCGCATCCTCAATGGCGACGAGACGGATCGCAGTATCCGTTTTCCCGACCCACATGCAGTCCCGGCTAGAAGCAACTCTGCACCGCATGCCGGAGGGGATACGGAAGGCCCCCTCCTTTTCAGGACCGTCCTGTTGCGGTTCGCATCCTTTTGGACCGATTCTAGTTCCGCCACAGGACTGCAACAGGGCGCCCGCACAAAGGCACTCACGTCGGTATCCTGGATCGTACAATCTCGCTTTTTAGAGGCAAGAGTAAGCTCGTGAGCGAACGCGGTGAGCCTCAGTCCCTTGAGAGGACTCATCCCAGTGTGCCTTCGTTATGCAAAACCATGCGTAAATAGACTACTAGGACCCACGCCGCGCTTTTCGCCGGAGGGACTGTGGGGGCTCTCCATAAAGCCGCACAAAGGTGCGCCGCATGCGTTCGGGATCGTAAAATCCCACAGCGGAAGCGATACTTTCCACTGGCTCCGTGTCATTCTCAACCCGATTTCGTGCAACCTCCGCTCTTAGCCGTTCCACGGCCTTGGCCGGCGTCTCACCTGTTTCAGCCTTGAACAATCTGCCGAACTGGCGAGGGCTCAAGTGGGCAACTTCCGCGAGCCGCTCCAACGAGAGCGATTGCGTCAGGTGTTCCCTCGCATAGCTCAGGGCAATCCTGATGCGGTCTGTTTCGGGTGCAATTTCAGACATTGTGGAGAATTGTGATTGGCCGCCGGGCCTGCGGTAATAAACCACCAACTCCCTAGAGACCTCAAGAGCTATAGCGGCACCGTAGTCCTCCTCAATCATGGCGAGCGCCAGATCGATACCGGCGGTCACGCCTGCGGAAGTCCAGACGCGGCCATCTTTGATGAAGATTGCGTCGCTTTCTACGCGCACTGCTCCATGCTCACGCTGTAACTCGGCCGCTCTTCGCCAATGAGTCGTGACACGCAGTCCATCTAACAACCCACATTGCGCCAGAACAAAAGCTCCTGTGCAAACGCTCGCCGTACGCCTTGTCTTCGACGATGCAGATCGAATTGCAGCGCTGTCCGACGGCTTGAGCAGCCAACGCGCGCCTCCAACCACAATAAGAGTGTCAAAGCGCTTCCGATTCAGGGAAGAAGTTTCAACGGACAGTCCGAAGCTATTGCTGATTGGGCCGCCCGGCACCGACACCATGCGCATGCGATACGGCATTTGCTGGCTGTAACGCTCTGCCAGGGCGAACGCACTCATGGGACCTGCCAAGTCGAGCAGCAGGTAACCGGGATAAAGTAGAAAGCCGATCTCTTTAGCCATGGCGCAATTAGAGGGAACAACGTCCTTTACGCCATCCTAGCACGGGCGCAGACTCATACCTATGAATAGGCGAACGTTGCTCCCACGCTCTGCGGCCTTCGGTCATGGCCCGGTTATCTCGTCACTCCCAACGGAGACAGTGTTAGCTGCGACGAGCACGGACCCTGGCAGCGGCGCACCCGAACATCAACTGAAAGACAGATCAAATCCGCTAACCCTACCGCAGTGCGGGGTTATACCGGTAGCCTTTCCTATCTCCCAGGGTGTAGTGATCATTGATTTCTGTGGACCGTGGGAGGTCTTCAACTCCGCCGATCTTCCCGGCCATCAAGGAAAGGTATTCGAAACCTATACCGTCGCTGAGACTCTTGAGCCGATTACTGCAAGCGGCGGGATGAAGATCATTCCCAACTACACCTTCGAAA
Encoded proteins:
- a CDS encoding GlxA family transcriptional regulator; translated protein: MAKEIGFLLYPGYLLLDLAGPMSAFALAERYSQQMPYRMRMVSVPGGPISNSFGLSVETSSLNRKRFDTLIVVGGARWLLKPSDSAAIRSASSKTRRTASVCTGAFVLAQCGLLDGLRVTTHWRRAAELQREHGAVRVESDAIFIKDGRVWTSAGVTAGIDLALAMIEEDYGAAIALEVSRELVVYYRRPGGQSQFSTMSEIAPETDRIRIALSYAREHLTQSLSLERLAEVAHLSPRQFGRLFKAETGETPAKAVERLRAEVARNRVENDTEPVESIASAVGFYDPERMRRTFVRLYGEPPQSLRRKARRGS
- a CDS encoding DUF5597 domain-containing protein; this encodes MIGPDLYSSDPSFYLGILDTYARPDNPLWIPETGQGNEYAPYFFAALGRGAIGFSPFGIDWVGRLPDGVVPRVHAANYALAGSMDRTLAKLNFAGKIKTMIEAAGGADQQVIFYPNSTPLNARNSFGASSPPADDALIDISTLANAMVSPGEAGNVATRTADQSGAWVAEVRFGFPQRDGEAAPGSSDKSGRMLIAQMNPNEYLVTGIGGAVFFHRPGYLPGIRMQILSAEEGYFTPSRASGAPEEWHRIRILNGDETDRSIRFPDPHAVPARSNSAPHAGGDTEGPLLFRTVLLRFASFWTDSSSATGLQQGARTKALTSVSWIVQSRFLEARVSS
- a CDS encoding single-stranded DNA-binding protein; amino-acid sequence: MYNKVILIGRLGQNAEAKTAQNKNEYVILSIATQESWKNDKGEYETRTEWHRVYAWKNLAKFARNLQKGQLLSVEGKLKYREVESDVQGTPFKHTIAEIQAISMKRLSKVEAADDPTDGADDE